The Vicia villosa cultivar HV-30 ecotype Madison, WI linkage group LG1, Vvil1.0, whole genome shotgun sequence genome includes a region encoding these proteins:
- the LOC131612011 gene encoding transmembrane emp24 domain-containing protein p24beta3-like gives MERTQGKSSAKMWMVLMCLVFIFVDRIESLSVTVNEVECLYEYVLYEGDTVSGNFVVVDHDIFWSSDHPGIDFKVTSPGGNVVQDIKGTSGDKFQFKAPVHGMYKFCFHNPYSTPETVSFYIHVGHIPSEHDLAKDEHLDPINVKIAELREALDSVTAEQKYLRARDARHRHTNESTHKRVIFYTVGEYLLLAGVSALQVIYIRRLFSKSVAYNRV, from the exons ATGGAGCGAACACAGGGAAAGAGCAGCGCTAAGATGTGGATGGTTTTGATGTGTTTGGTGTTTATCTTCGTTGATCGGATTGAGTCCCTTTCTGTGACAGTGAATGAAGTTGAGTGTCTGTATGAGTATGTTCTTTACGAGGGGGATACGGTTTCCgggaattttgttgttgttgaccaTGATATTTTCTGGAGCTCTGATCATCCTGGCATCGATTTCAAG GTAACTTCTCCTGGAGGTAATGTTGTCCAAGATATCAAGGGAACTTCTGGAGACAAGTTTCAATTCAAGGCCCCAGTACATGGAATGTACAAATTTTGTTTCCATAATCCATACTCGACACCCGAGACAGTTTCTTTCTATATCCATGTTGGTCATATTCCCTCTGAGCATGACCTTGCCAAAGATG AGCATTTGGACCCAATTAATGTTAAAATTGCCGAGCTGAGAGAGGCATTGGACTCTGTTACAGCTGAACAAAAGTACTTGAGAGCCCGTGATGCAAGACATCGTCACA CAAACGAGAGTACACACAAGCGCGTAATCTTCTACACTGTGGGAGAGTATCTTCTGTTGGCTGGTGTTAGTGCACTGCAGGTCATATACATCAGGCGCCTTTTCAGCAAGTCTGTGGCATACAACCGTGTTTGA